The following nucleotide sequence is from Streptomyces sp. 6-11-2.
TAGGACGCCAGCGTGGCCCTGCCCATGGGGCCCAGCGGCGTGACGAGCGCCGGGTCGTCCGCGGCGCCCTCGTCCGCGGGCCGGTCCACGGCGTCCAGGAACGCCTCGGCCTGTTCCGCGATCATCGCCGCGAGTGGCTCGGGTCGGCGCTCCTCGAACCCGCCGAGGGCCCGCGCGTTGGCCGCGGCCAGGCTCTGCGGTGTGCCGTCCCCGTAGGGGCGTTCCCGCCCGCGCGCGAGGTCGGCCATCAGCTCGTTGGCCAGCGCCAGATGAGCGGCGGCCTCGCCGACCGTCCACTCCGACCGCGGAACGGGAAGCGCCGGGTCGGCCGCGCCCCGCAGCAGCGCGGCGATGTCACCGGCGGTCTCACGTATGGCCTCCGCGAGCCCTTCGGGCAACGGTCCCCCGTTGCCCGGCCGCACTGTGGGATGCATGCCCTTCGGCCCCTTCCTGCCCTGTGTACGTCGAGTTCCCGCTGGGAGCGGGGGGCCGAGCGTACCGGGTCGGGCAACCGGCGGGCCGGTACCGCGGCGGCTGCCCCACGGTTGCGATCGGGTCCGCTCCCAGGGCGCCCGACGGGGAATCAGAAGACGACCCGGGCCCGGCGGGCGGCCGCGAGGGCCGCGTCGGATCCGGAGACCAGTTCCAGCGGCACGTCCGGATCGCGTCCGCCCAGGGCGCGCAGATAGGCGACGGCGTCCGCCCGCACGACCGACGCGGGCTCCCCCGAGCCGATCAGCCACGTGCCCCCGGCGGGCCCGGTGAGCTCCAGTACGACGGGTGCCCCGGACCAGGTCAGGGCCAGGTCGCGGATCACCTGCTCGACGATGAGCCGGTCGTGCTCTCCCACCACGAGGGGCTGTCCCGTGGCACGTGCCAGGTCGACGCGGTGCATCCACAGGTCGCGGTTGTAGATGGTGTCGAGCAGATGGCCCACGGACATCCGGGGTGCCTCGGCCACACCGGTGTCGACCCTGGCGCGCCGCATCAGTCCCGGGCGGCGCCGACGGGCCTGTACGGCACGCGGCCACAGCAGCGTGAACCGCTCGGCCAACTCCGGTCCGGAGGCGGTGGCGTGGTCGGCGACCTGTGCCGCCATGTGCGCGTCGACCGGGCCCATGCCCCGGTGGCGCCGCCTGCCCGTGATCTCCCTGCGCACCATGGTGGCCAGGGAGATGTTGTCCTCGCACTGGGCGACGAGGTGGGAGACCAACGTGCGCACGTCCCACTCCACGCAGTCGGTGGGACGGTGCCAGTCCTCGTCCCCGAGCTTGCCGAGTACGTCCATCGCGGCCCGGCCTTCCGCCTCGGCGACCGCGACCGACTGGTCACGGCCGGTCTGCGGCAGGCGTGCGGCCTCCCCGTAGGTCTGAGTCATCGCACTCGCCCTCCTCGGGGGCGTAGAAGTGGAAGAACATGTCGACCGTCGTCCGCGTGAGCCGGGTGAAACGGCCCTCCTCGACCCGCGCGGACGGCTCGTTGGCGAGCTGCTGGCTGATCACGCCGGCCATCAGCGCCGTGAAGAGGGCCACCCCGTCCTCCTCGGCGGCGGCGGGCGACAACTGCCCGGCGCGCACCGCGGCCTGGAGGGCGGCCAGCAGGATTTCCAGTTGCCGCACCGCGGGTTCGAAGGCCCGCGGGGTCGGTTCGAACCCGGGCACGGGCCGCCAGTACAGCAGTTGTGCCAGGACCGGATGGGCCATCGCCCAGGCGACGGTCGCCTGCTGGCCCGCCAGGAGGGCGCCGCGCGGGTCCCGGGAGAGCATGGCCCGGTACGGCTCCAGGACGTC
It contains:
- a CDS encoding maleylpyruvate isomerase family mycothiol-dependent enzyme, whose translation is MHPTVRPGNGGPLPEGLAEAIRETAGDIAALLRGAADPALPVPRSEWTVGEAAAHLALANELMADLARGRERPYGDGTPQSLAAANARALGGFEERRPEPLAAMIAEQAEAFLDAVDRPADEGAADDPALVTPLGPMGRATLASYLLTHMLGHGYDLARALGRPHMVDRARVGLCMPFMLLVMPRVTATSAAGMTARYTIRLRGGAAFGVALDDGAVHVTPGPAIRPDCTILIEPVAFLLIALGRLNPWRAISRGHVIAWGRKPWLAPRFPNLFAAP
- a CDS encoding maleylpyruvate isomerase family mycothiol-dependent enzyme, with translation MTQTYGEAARLPQTGRDQSVAVAEAEGRAAMDVLGKLGDEDWHRPTDCVEWDVRTLVSHLVAQCEDNISLATMVRREITGRRRHRGMGPVDAHMAAQVADHATASGPELAERFTLLWPRAVQARRRRPGLMRRARVDTGVAEAPRMSVGHLLDTIYNRDLWMHRVDLARATGQPLVVGEHDRLIVEQVIRDLALTWSGAPVVLELTGPAGGTWLIGSGEPASVVRADAVAYLRALGGRDPDVPLELVSGSDAALAAARRARVVF
- a CDS encoding TetR/AcrR family transcriptional regulator, which encodes MREDRRLRRHNDTVREILDIALEVMAEEGVAALSMAEVARRMGMRPPSLYQYFPSRTAVYDALFERGMRETVDVLEPYRAMLSRDPRGALLAGQQATVAWAMAHPVLAQLLYWRPVPGFEPTPRAFEPAVRQLEILLAALQAAVRAGQLSPAAAEEDGVALFTALMAGVISQQLANEPSARVEEGRFTRLTRTTVDMFFHFYAPEEGECDDSDLRGGRTPAADRP